One genomic region from Streptomyces sp. NBC_00582 encodes:
- a CDS encoding GNAT family N-acetyltransferase: MTTTLRPTEPLQRAADGALSRHFRVCVNSRPVGAVRVSTDPAFGLAVAHIDDLHVEEPDRGRGRGTVAALAAEEVARGWGCRQVEIRVPGDSAAALRFATALGYVHRNRGMEKQLGAVAPELPRGSRARPMTEAEYGPWAERGIEEYAQDWIDRGVPAEPARAKAHGDYARSLPQGPATENTRISVLEHEGTPVGDLWLAFPGTLPGDKAFVYNVEVYEERRGRGHGRSLMLLAEAQTLAAGRRVLGLNVFAGNTPAERLYESLGYVTVGYSMYKNLL; encoded by the coding sequence ATGACCACGACCCTGCGGCCGACCGAGCCGCTTCAGCGCGCTGCCGACGGGGCTCTGTCCCGCCACTTCCGGGTGTGTGTGAACAGCCGTCCCGTCGGAGCGGTCCGCGTCTCCACCGATCCGGCCTTCGGGCTGGCCGTCGCCCACATCGACGACCTGCACGTCGAGGAGCCGGACCGCGGTCGCGGCCGGGGCACGGTCGCCGCGCTCGCCGCCGAGGAGGTGGCCCGGGGCTGGGGCTGCCGACAGGTCGAGATCCGGGTGCCGGGCGATTCCGCGGCCGCGCTGCGGTTCGCGACCGCCCTCGGATACGTCCACCGCAACCGCGGCATGGAGAAGCAACTCGGCGCCGTGGCGCCCGAACTGCCGCGGGGCAGCCGGGCGCGGCCCATGACGGAGGCCGAGTACGGCCCGTGGGCCGAGCGCGGCATCGAGGAGTACGCGCAGGACTGGATCGACCGGGGGGTACCCGCCGAGCCCGCCCGGGCCAAGGCGCACGGGGACTACGCGCGGTCCCTGCCGCAGGGCCCGGCGACGGAGAACACCCGCATCAGCGTCCTGGAACACGAGGGCACCCCGGTCGGCGACCTGTGGCTGGCCTTCCCCGGCACCCTCCCCGGCGACAAGGCTTTCGTCTACAACGTCGAGGTCTACGAGGAGCGTCGCGGCCGGGGGCACGGCCGCTCCCTGATGCTGCTGGCCGAGGCGCAGACGCTGGCCGCCGGACGGCGGGTGCTCGGCCTCAACGTCTTCGCGGGCAACACCCCTGCCGAGCGGCTGTACGAGTCCCTCGGGTACGTGACCGTCGGCTACTCGATGTACAAGAACCTGCTCTGA
- a CDS encoding serine/threonine-protein kinase gives MNMAMMRLRREDPRVVGSFKLHRRLGAGGMGVVYLGSDKKGQRVALKVIRPDLAEDQEFRSRFAREVSAARRIRGGCTARLVAADLDADRPWFATQYVPGPSLHDKVNDEGPLGAAELASIGAALSEGLVAVHEAGVVHRDLKPSNILLSPKGPRIIDFGIAWATGASTLTHVGTAVGSPGFLAPEQVRGAAVTPATDVFSLGATLAYASTADSPFGHGSSEVMLYRVVHEEPHLHGVADALAPLIRACLAKDPEERPSTLDLSLRLKEIAAREAQGMGDARPPVPRAAEADRPTGRLNHSSYPERTLRQPGPSGTGAGAGTGAGPGAGHGHGYGGGQGAGGGQGAGGGTPAPRGGASSSRGAAPSRGGVPSRGGSASRGGGGGSSASRSGSRPSPSSRGGRPGGSGSRPAPRSGAGRPGPRNTGTGRRPANPRLLRQRLFVFVVVTLLVALGIGIVQGCQGPARGLGGKDGVVRHQARLSQSPPHAPPVGGE, from the coding sequence ATGAACATGGCGATGATGCGCCTGAGGCGCGAGGACCCGCGCGTCGTCGGCTCGTTCAAGCTTCACCGACGGCTCGGCGCGGGCGGGATGGGTGTCGTCTATCTGGGTTCCGACAAGAAGGGCCAGCGGGTCGCGCTGAAGGTGATCCGGCCCGATCTGGCGGAGGACCAGGAGTTCCGGTCGCGCTTCGCGCGCGAGGTGTCGGCCGCCCGCCGGATCCGGGGCGGATGCACGGCCCGGCTGGTCGCCGCGGATCTCGACGCCGACCGGCCGTGGTTCGCCACCCAGTACGTTCCCGGGCCCTCGCTCCACGACAAGGTCAACGACGAGGGGCCGCTCGGGGCCGCCGAGCTCGCGTCGATCGGGGCCGCGCTGTCGGAGGGGCTCGTCGCCGTCCACGAGGCCGGGGTCGTGCACCGGGACCTCAAACCCTCCAACATCCTGCTGTCCCCCAAGGGGCCGCGGATCATCGACTTCGGCATCGCCTGGGCGACCGGCGCCTCGACGCTCACCCATGTCGGCACGGCCGTCGGCTCCCCCGGCTTCCTCGCGCCCGAACAGGTGCGGGGAGCCGCCGTCACCCCGGCCACGGACGTGTTCTCCCTCGGCGCCACCCTCGCCTACGCCTCCACGGCCGACTCCCCCTTCGGGCACGGCAGTTCCGAGGTGATGCTGTACCGAGTAGTGCACGAGGAGCCCCATCTGCACGGTGTCGCCGACGCCCTGGCCCCGCTGATCCGGGCCTGTCTGGCGAAGGACCCCGAGGAACGGCCCAGCACCCTCGATCTCTCGCTGCGGCTGAAGGAGATCGCCGCCCGCGAGGCCCAGGGGATGGGCGACGCACGACCGCCGGTGCCGAGGGCCGCCGAGGCGGACCGGCCCACCGGGCGGCTCAACCACTCCAGCTATCCCGAGCGCACCCTGCGCCAGCCGGGCCCGTCCGGGACGGGAGCGGGTGCGGGTACGGGAGCAGGTCCAGGGGCCGGGCACGGGCACGGGTACGGGGGCGGTCAGGGGGCCGGGGGCGGTCAGGGGGCCGGGGGCGGTACTCCTGCGCCTCGGGGTGGAGCCTCCTCCTCCCGTGGGGCGGCTCCCTCTCGGGGTGGGGTTCCCTCCCGGGGCGGAAGTGCCTCACGGGGTGGTGGCGGTGGCTCCTCCGCCTCGCGGTCCGGAAGCCGCCCCTCCCCCTCCTCGCGCGGCGGTCGTCCCGGCGGCAGCGGCAGCCGGCCCGCACCCCGCAGCGGGGCCGGGCGGCCGGGGCCGAGGAACACGGGGACCGGTCGTCGGCCCGCCAATCCACGGCTGCTGCGCCAGCGGCTGTTCGTCTTCGTCGTGGTGACGCTGCTGGTCGCGCTGGGCATCGGCATCGTCCAGGGCTGCCAGGGGCCGGCCCGTGGGCTCGGCGGCAAGGACGGCGTCGTACGGCATCAGGCACGGCTGTCGCAGTCCCCGCCGCACGCTCCCCCCGTCGGCGGGGAGTAG
- a CDS encoding chorismate-binding protein, protein MLDLSPLARFGGRVATGLLDVTDDPAALDSTGFWAVCADFEGRVVCARFADVRQEPVPAPEPGEWRGPAAGDWTSSLDRAAYTAGVRRIREHIAAGEVYQANLCRVLTAPVAPGADVDALTALLARGNPAPYAGTIRLPDHGVEIATASPELFLRRDGRTVESGPIKGTGRTEADLLDKDYAENVMIVDLVRNDVGRVCATGSVTVPDLCAVEKHPGLVHLVSTVRGELRADAGWPELLDAAFPPGSVTGAPKSSALRIIEALETAPRGPYCGGIGWVDADRGTAELAVGIRTFWIDRAEGVLRFGTGAGITWGSDPEAEWLETELKAARLLAVASGTYEVSEGTLR, encoded by the coding sequence GTGCTCGACCTGTCTCCTCTCGCCCGCTTCGGCGGCCGTGTCGCCACCGGCCTCCTCGACGTCACCGACGACCCGGCCGCTCTCGACTCCACCGGTTTCTGGGCCGTCTGCGCGGACTTCGAGGGCCGTGTCGTCTGCGCCCGCTTCGCCGACGTACGGCAGGAGCCGGTGCCGGCGCCCGAGCCGGGGGAGTGGCGGGGCCCCGCCGCCGGCGACTGGACGTCCTCGCTCGACCGCGCCGCGTACACCGCGGGTGTGCGCCGCATACGGGAGCACATCGCGGCCGGCGAGGTCTACCAGGCCAACCTCTGCCGCGTGCTCACGGCACCGGTCGCACCCGGCGCCGACGTCGACGCCCTGACCGCGCTGCTGGCCCGAGGCAACCCCGCCCCCTATGCAGGAACGATCCGCCTGCCCGATCACGGCGTGGAGATCGCCACCGCCTCTCCCGAGCTCTTCCTCCGCCGCGACGGACGGACCGTCGAGTCCGGCCCGATCAAGGGCACCGGCCGCACCGAGGCCGACCTCCTCGACAAGGACTACGCCGAGAACGTGATGATCGTGGACCTGGTCCGCAACGACGTCGGGCGCGTCTGCGCCACCGGCAGCGTGACCGTGCCCGATCTGTGCGCGGTCGAGAAGCACCCCGGACTGGTCCACCTCGTCTCCACGGTCCGCGGCGAACTGCGCGCCGACGCCGGCTGGCCCGAACTCCTCGACGCCGCCTTCCCGCCCGGCTCGGTGACCGGCGCCCCCAAGTCCAGTGCCCTGCGGATCATCGAGGCGCTGGAGACCGCGCCGCGCGGCCCGTACTGCGGCGGCATCGGCTGGGTGGACGCCGACCGGGGCACCGCCGAGCTGGCCGTCGGCATCCGTACCTTCTGGATCGACCGTGCCGAGGGCGTGCTGCGCTTCGGCACCGGCGCCGGCATCACCTGGGGCTCCGACCCCGAGGCCGAGTGGCTGGAGACCGAACTGAAGGCCGCCCGACTGCTCGCGGTAGCGTCGGGGACGTACGAGGTGAGTGAAGGGACCCTGAGGTGA
- a CDS encoding aminotransferase class IV, producing the protein MKIWLDGGLQDIESARVSVLDHGLTVGDGIFETVKATDGKTFALTRHLDRLTRSARGLGLPDPDHDEIRAACAAVVEANPMPLGRLRITYTGGHGPLGSDRGDQGPTLVVALGDTTRRPDSTAVITVPWTRNERGALTGLKTTSYAENVVALARAHEDGASEALFANTVGQLCEGTGSNVFVVLDGEIHTPPLASGCLAGITRQLTVEWTGAKETDLPFDVLERADEVFLTSTLRDVQAVHRVDTRELPGAPGPVTAKAMRIFDERAGNDLDP; encoded by the coding sequence GTGAAGATCTGGCTCGACGGCGGTCTGCAGGACATCGAGTCCGCCCGCGTCTCCGTCCTCGACCACGGCCTGACCGTGGGCGACGGCATCTTCGAGACGGTGAAGGCGACGGACGGGAAGACGTTCGCGCTGACCCGCCACCTCGACCGGCTGACCCGCTCGGCGCGCGGCCTCGGCCTGCCGGACCCCGACCACGACGAGATCCGCGCGGCCTGCGCCGCCGTCGTCGAGGCGAACCCGATGCCGCTCGGCCGCCTCCGGATCACCTACACCGGCGGCCACGGCCCCCTCGGCTCCGACCGCGGCGACCAGGGCCCCACCCTCGTCGTCGCCCTCGGCGACACCACCCGCCGCCCCGACTCCACCGCCGTGATCACGGTCCCCTGGACCCGCAACGAGCGGGGCGCGCTGACCGGCCTCAAGACGACCTCGTACGCCGAGAACGTGGTCGCCCTGGCCCGCGCGCACGAGGACGGCGCCTCGGAAGCACTCTTCGCCAACACCGTGGGACAGCTCTGCGAGGGCACCGGCTCGAACGTCTTCGTCGTCCTGGACGGCGAGATCCACACCCCGCCGCTCGCCTCCGGCTGCCTCGCGGGCATCACCCGCCAGTTGACCGTGGAGTGGACCGGCGCCAAGGAGACCGACCTGCCGTTCGACGTGCTGGAGCGCGCAGACGAGGTCTTCCTCACCTCCACCCTCCGCGACGTCCAGGCCGTCCACCGCGTCGACACCCGCGAACTCCCCGGCGCGCCGGGCCCGGTGACCGCGAAGGCGATGCGGATCTTCGACGAGCGCGCCGGGAACGACCTCGACCCGTAG
- the cobA gene encoding uroporphyrinogen-III C-methyltransferase produces the protein MAEHPAYPVGLRLTGRRVVVLGAGQVAQRRLPALIAAGADIHLVSPEATPSVEAMADAGELTWHRRPYAEGDLADAWYALIATSDQEANAHASAEAERHRVWCVRSDDADRATAWTPATGTSEGVTVAVLTTDAKGRDPRHTAAIRDAVVEGLRDGTLVAPHHRTRTPGVALVGGGPGDPDLITVRGRRLLAEADVVIADRLGPRDLLAELPPHVEVIDAAKIPYGRYMAQEAINNALIEHARQGRSVVRLKGGDPYVFGRGMEELQALAEAGIPCTVVPGISSSISVPGAAGIPVTHRGVAHEFTVVSGHVAPDDERSLVDWPSLARLTGTLVILMGVDKIGKIAETLVAHGKPAETPVALVQEGTTAAQRRVDATLATVAETVRTQEVRPPAVIVIGEVVAVGPESKPEPEPGPKTSA, from the coding sequence ATGGCCGAACACCCCGCCTACCCCGTAGGCCTCCGCCTCACCGGCCGCAGGGTCGTCGTCCTCGGCGCCGGCCAGGTCGCCCAGCGCCGCCTCCCCGCCCTCATCGCGGCGGGCGCGGACATCCACCTCGTGTCCCCTGAAGCGACCCCCTCCGTGGAGGCGATGGCGGACGCGGGCGAACTCACCTGGCACAGGCGCCCCTACGCCGAAGGCGACCTCGCGGACGCCTGGTACGCCCTGATCGCCACCAGCGACCAGGAGGCCAACGCCCACGCCTCGGCCGAAGCGGAGCGCCACCGCGTGTGGTGCGTCCGCTCCGACGACGCCGACCGGGCGACCGCCTGGACCCCGGCCACCGGCACCAGCGAGGGCGTCACCGTCGCCGTCCTGACCACGGACGCCAAGGGCCGCGACCCCCGCCACACCGCCGCCATCCGCGACGCGGTGGTGGAGGGCCTGCGCGACGGCACCCTCGTCGCCCCCCACCACCGCACCCGCACCCCCGGCGTCGCCCTCGTCGGCGGCGGCCCCGGCGACCCCGACCTGATCACGGTCCGCGGCCGCCGCCTCCTCGCCGAGGCCGACGTCGTCATCGCCGACCGCCTCGGCCCCCGCGACCTCCTCGCCGAACTCCCCCCGCACGTCGAGGTGATCGACGCGGCGAAGATCCCGTACGGCCGGTACATGGCCCAGGAGGCCATCAACAACGCGCTGATCGAGCACGCCCGGCAGGGCAGGTCGGTGGTCCGCCTCAAGGGCGGCGACCCCTATGTCTTCGGCCGTGGCATGGAGGAACTCCAGGCCCTCGCCGAGGCCGGCATCCCCTGCACGGTCGTCCCCGGCATCTCCAGCTCCATCTCGGTCCCGGGCGCGGCCGGAATCCCCGTCACCCACCGCGGTGTGGCCCACGAGTTCACGGTCGTCAGTGGCCATGTCGCCCCCGACGACGAGCGCTCCCTGGTCGACTGGCCGTCCCTCGCCCGGCTCACCGGCACCCTCGTGATCCTGATGGGCGTCGACAAGATCGGGAAGATCGCCGAGACGCTCGTCGCCCACGGCAAGCCGGCCGAGACGCCCGTCGCCCTGGTCCAGGAGGGCACGACCGCCGCCCAGCGCCGCGTCGACGCGACCCTGGCGACGGTCGCCGAGACGGTACGGACGCAGGAGGTCAGGCCTCCCGCGGTCATCGTGATCGGCGAGGTCGTCGCGGTGGGCCCGGAGTCGAAGCCGGAGCCGGAGCCCGGACCGAAGACGTCGGCCTGA
- a CDS encoding TrmH family RNA methyltransferase, giving the protein MADLITVEDPDDPRLRDYTGLTDVELRRKREPAEGLFIAEGEKVIRRAKDAGYEMRSMLLSAKWVDVMRDVIDELPAPVYAVSPELAERVTGYHVHRGALASMQRKPLPTAAELLRVARRVVIMESVNDHTNIGAIFRSAAALGMDAVLLSPDCADPLYRRSVKVSMGAVFSVPYARLDTWPKGLDSVREAGFTLLALTPDEKARSLDEAAPHRMDRVALMLGAEGDGLSTQALVAADEWVRIPMSHGVDSLNVGAAAAVAFYAVATGRPRS; this is encoded by the coding sequence GTGGCCGATCTCATCACCGTTGAGGACCCCGACGACCCGCGCCTGCGCGACTACACCGGCCTGACCGACGTCGAGCTGCGCCGCAAGCGCGAGCCCGCCGAGGGCCTGTTCATCGCGGAGGGCGAGAAGGTCATCCGGCGGGCCAAGGACGCCGGGTACGAGATGCGCTCGATGCTGCTCTCCGCCAAGTGGGTCGACGTCATGCGCGATGTCATCGACGAGCTCCCGGCCCCGGTCTACGCCGTCAGCCCGGAGCTCGCCGAACGCGTCACCGGCTACCACGTGCACCGGGGCGCCCTCGCCTCCATGCAGCGCAAGCCGCTCCCGACGGCCGCCGAACTCCTCCGGGTGGCCCGCCGGGTCGTGATCATGGAATCCGTAAATGATCATACGAACATCGGCGCGATCTTCCGTTCGGCGGCAGCGCTGGGCATGGACGCGGTCCTGCTCTCCCCGGACTGCGCCGACCCCCTCTACCGCCGCAGTGTGAAGGTCTCGATGGGCGCGGTCTTCTCCGTGCCGTACGCCCGACTCGACACCTGGCCCAAGGGCCTGGACTCGGTCCGTGAGGCCGGCTTCACCCTCCTCGCCCTCACCCCGGACGAGAAGGCCCGCTCCTTGGACGAGGCGGCCCCGCACCGTATGGACAGGGTCGCCCTGATGCTCGGCGCCGAGGGCGACGGCCTGTCCACCCAGGCCCTGGTCGCCGCCGACGAATGGGTCCGCATCCCGATGTCCCACGGCGTCGACTCCCTCAACGTGGGCGCGGCGGCAGCGGTCGCCTTCTACGCGGTGGCGACGGGCCGCCCCCGAAGCTGA
- a CDS encoding DsbA family protein — MSDSSPASPSASASGTASGPAAPRPAVVLDVWCELQCPDCRGALVDLRALRERYGDRLELRLRHFPLEKHKHAFAAAQAAEEALEQGRGWAYVEAVLGRVEELDRTGEPFLVTVAGELGLDAEEFDTALIDGRHILIVDADQAEGKAIGVTGTPTYVIGGERLDGGRSQEGLRERIEEIADRLLAGTA; from the coding sequence ATGAGCGACTCCTCCCCCGCCTCCCCCTCCGCATCGGCTTCCGGCACCGCGTCCGGCCCGGCTGCCCCGCGTCCCGCCGTCGTCCTGGACGTCTGGTGCGAGCTGCAGTGCCCGGACTGCCGCGGTGCCCTCGTCGACCTGCGCGCCCTGCGGGAGCGGTACGGCGACCGGCTGGAGCTGCGGCTGCGGCACTTCCCGCTGGAGAAGCACAAGCACGCCTTCGCCGCCGCGCAGGCCGCCGAGGAGGCTCTGGAGCAGGGCAGGGGCTGGGCGTACGTCGAGGCCGTACTGGGCCGGGTCGAGGAGCTGGACCGTACGGGAGAACCCTTCCTGGTCACGGTCGCCGGTGAACTCGGCCTGGACGCGGAGGAGTTCGACACCGCGCTGATCGACGGCCGGCACATCCTGATCGTGGACGCCGACCAGGCCGAGGGCAAGGCGATCGGTGTCACCGGCACCCCGACCTATGTCATCGGCGGCGAGCGTCTGGACGGCGGCAGGAGCCAGGAGGGGCTGCGCGAGCGCATCGAGGAGATCGCGGACCGCCTGCTGGCCGGGACCGCGTAG
- a CDS encoding phosphotransferase family protein, with product MTATPLLTALTARAKAKAHPNSPHHTCPRPRPCPAGTLADRADATVVRHADTVAKAHAPTTTSTDLTPRLTTATHHPDLLLPPLTPTPVPLHGRLVTFWPYGTPVDPGDPDAAPWEEAATLLARLHLTPALSTLPPMRGPAKAAQAVARLRTAAAPPATTAPLLHAWHTLPAWARAEAPMPDTTTLCHGDLHLGQLVRHPAPDGPWRLIDVDDLGVGVPAWDLARPAAWYACGLLPPEEWTRFLDAYRTAGGPAVPADGDPWPALDVPARALTVQTAARAVTKAMAEDRPLDEVEQCLVDACVRMGSVPPQLPSRSAK from the coding sequence GTGACCGCCACCCCCTTGCTCACCGCCCTCACGGCCCGAGCCAAGGCCAAGGCCCACCCGAACTCCCCCCACCACACCTGCCCCCGCCCCCGCCCCTGCCCCGCAGGGACCCTCGCCGACCGCGCCGACGCCACAGTCGTACGCCACGCAGACACGGTCGCGAAGGCCCACGCCCCCACCACCACGTCCACCGACCTCACCCCACGCCTGACCACCGCCACCCACCACCCCGACCTCCTCCTCCCCCCACTCACCCCCACCCCCGTCCCCCTGCACGGCCGTCTCGTCACCTTCTGGCCCTACGGCACCCCCGTGGACCCGGGCGACCCCGACGCGGCCCCCTGGGAGGAAGCCGCCACCCTCCTCGCCCGCCTCCACCTCACCCCCGCCCTCTCCACCCTCCCCCCGATGCGAGGCCCGGCCAAAGCAGCCCAGGCCGTCGCCCGCCTCCGGACCGCCGCAGCGCCCCCCGCCACCACCGCCCCCCTCCTCCACGCCTGGCACACCCTCCCCGCCTGGGCCCGCGCGGAGGCTCCCATGCCCGACACCACCACCCTCTGCCACGGCGACCTCCACCTCGGCCAACTCGTCCGCCACCCCGCCCCCGACGGCCCCTGGCGGCTGATAGACGTAGACGACCTGGGCGTGGGAGTGCCCGCCTGGGACCTCGCCCGCCCCGCCGCCTGGTACGCCTGCGGCCTGCTCCCACCCGAGGAGTGGACCCGCTTCCTGGACGCCTACCGCACCGCGGGCGGCCCCGCGGTCCCCGCGGACGGCGACCCCTGGCCCGCCCTCGACGTCCCCGCCCGCGCGCTCACCGTCCAGACGGCCGCCAGAGCGGTGACGAAGGCCATGGCCGAGGACCGGCCGCTGGACGAGGTCGAGCAGTGCCTCGTCGACGCGTGTGTCCGAATGGGTTCGGTACCTCCGCAGTTGCCGTCGAGATCCGCGAAGTAG
- a CDS encoding TFIIB-type zinc ribbon-containing protein has product MQCPKCHGQMHTYNRNGVQIEQCANCRGIFLDYGELEALTRLESQWTQPAPPPPAPQAYPAAPPAPAWGAPHGGGHHGGHHRHKSFGHMLFSS; this is encoded by the coding sequence ATGCAGTGCCCGAAGTGTCATGGACAGATGCACACATACAACCGCAACGGCGTACAGATCGAGCAGTGCGCCAACTGCCGGGGGATCTTCCTCGACTACGGCGAGCTGGAGGCGCTGACCCGCCTGGAGTCGCAGTGGACCCAGCCGGCACCCCCGCCGCCCGCCCCGCAGGCGTACCCGGCCGCTCCGCCCGCCCCCGCCTGGGGCGCTCCGCACGGTGGTGGCCACCACGGCGGCCACCACCGCCACAAGAGCTTCGGCCACATGCTGTTCTCGAGCTGA